The nucleotide sequence CCCTGCCATCAGCGATCACCGTAATCGATCCGCGGGTCCAACACGGTGTAGGCCACGTCCTGGACGAGGTTGCCGACGACCGAGACGAACGTGAAGATGAGCGTCGTCCCGAGCACCAGCGACGTGTCCTGTGCGATGATCGCGTTGTACGACAGTTGGCCCAGTCCGGGGATGCCGAAGACCACCTCGACGAGATAGGAGGCCGCGAGGAAGATGCCGAGGATGTCGCCGACGAGGATGGTCATCAGCGGCACCGCCGCCGGCCGCAGGATGTGACGGGTGAGGATGCGGTAGCCGTCCGCGCCCTTCGATTTGGCCGTCTTGACGAACTCCGCTTCGACGTACTCCAGCGCCTCGGCCCGGGAGTAGCGCATCACGCCCGCGATGGTCCCCGTCACCAGGACGACGACCGGGAGGACGAGTTGGCGGACCATCCCGAGGCTGAAAAAGGGGATGTCGGAGTCGAACACGACCGGGAACCAGCCGAGTTGCACCCCGAAGATCAACAGGAGGATGATGCCGAACCAGAAGTTGGGGATGGCGTAGCCGAAGAAGGCGAAGAAGGTGGCGGCGTAGTCGGTTTTCGTGTACTGGTTGGTCGCCGAGTAGAGGCCGATCGAGAGCCCCAACAGGATCGAGAGGATCGTCGTCGGCACCGAGTAGATGGC is from Haloplanus salinarum and encodes:
- a CDS encoding ABC transporter permease, whose protein sequence is MRWYVVRRVLWAVVATYLILSITWGLLAITPNPAAEQMQFQAAASGGSAEAAEEAFEARRGLDRSPWVRYREYMINMVTLNWGWSESRSQPVTDAIVAALPYTAIYSVPTTILSILLGLSIGLYSATNQYTKTDYAATFFAFFGYAIPNFWFGIILLLIFGVQLGWFPVVFDSDIPFFSLGMVRQLVLPVVVLVTGTIAGVMRYSRAEALEYVEAEFVKTAKSKGADGYRILTRHILRPAAVPLMTILVGDILGIFLAASYLVEVVFGIPGLGQLSYNAIIAQDTSLVLGTTLIFTFVSVVGNLVQDVAYTVLDPRIDYGDR